One Alphaproteobacteria bacterium genomic window carries:
- a CDS encoding helix-turn-helix domain-containing protein, producing MKNDTDPFEHTDTVSREDEASHIPVDPVQNQATKPARYTFGNKLQDARNKSRLQLERIAKELKIRQDYLVALEESNPTLLPEPVFTMGFIRSYARMIKIDPEPHINAYKKEVLHWTEDTHASVPASVPTSFTQTWIVIASALGVFCLYGIWFLLNHRDSKLPLKVTNPTPVTGTRNPDKPETSGGLPLKTSAAVPVPHVLTDTAEAKPSANKPTVLPHSIKNTTPTPNVDD from the coding sequence ATGAAAAACGATACTGATCCTTTTGAGCATACCGATACTGTTTCTAGAGAAGATGAGGCATCACACATACCTGTGGACCCGGTACAGAATCAGGCTACAAAACCAGCACGGTATACATTTGGGAACAAACTCCAAGACGCACGAAATAAGTCACGCCTTCAGCTTGAGCGCATCGCAAAGGAATTAAAAATTCGCCAAGACTACCTTGTGGCCCTTGAGGAAAGCAATCCGACACTCCTTCCTGAACCTGTCTTCACAATGGGTTTTATACGCAGCTACGCTCGCATGATAAAGATAGACCCCGAGCCCCATATCAATGCTTATAAAAAAGAGGTTCTCCACTGGACAGAGGACACCCATGCATCCGTTCCTGCGTCTGTTCCCACATCTTTTACACAAACATGGATCGTCATTGCATCTGCACTTGGTGTTTTTTGTCTGTATGGCATCTGGTTCCTTCTCAACCACCGGGATAGCAAACTGCCACTAAAAGTAACAAACCCCACACCAGTCACAGGTACGAGAAACCCTGATAAGCCTGAGACCTCTGGAGGCCTCCCTCTTAAAACAAGTGCAGCCGTTCCTGTTCCTCACGTTCTGACAGATACTGCTGAAGCAAAACCATCTGCGAATAAACCTACTGTGCTTCCCCATTCGATCAAAAACACCACTCCGACACCAAATGTCGACGATTAG
- the rplT gene encoding 50S ribosomal protein L20, translating to MTRVKRGVTTHARHKKIIKMAKGYRGRAKDCFRVAVEKVEKALQYAYRDRRNRKRDMRSLWIQRINAAARMHGMTYSRFINGINLAGVAIDRKILADMAVKTPAEFSQIAVKAQEALSQ from the coding sequence ATGACCCGAGTTAAACGCGGTGTTACGACGCACGCACGTCACAAAAAAATCATTAAAATGGCAAAAGGTTATCGCGGCCGGGCAAAAGATTGCTTTCGTGTTGCTGTTGAAAAAGTTGAAAAGGCCCTCCAGTATGCCTATCGTGACAGGCGTAATCGGAAGCGTGATATGCGGTCTTTATGGATTCAACGTATTAACGCTGCTGCACGCATGCATGGCATGACATACAGTCGTTTCATCAATGGTATTAATCTTGCAGGTGTTGCTATAGATCGAAAGATTCTTGCCGACATGGCTGTAAAGACGCCAGCAGAGTTTTCACAAATCGCTGTAAAAGCCCAAGAAGCGCTTTCTCAGTAA
- the rpmI gene encoding 50S ribosomal protein L35 — MSKLKSNSSAKKRFRITATGKILRAHAFKRHNMRKRPQSMIRKARGTTVVDSTDHGRFRHLLPYGI; from the coding sequence ATGTCCAAGTTGAAAAGTAACAGTAGTGCCAAAAAGCGCTTTCGCATAACGGCCACTGGAAAAATTTTGCGGGCTCATGCCTTCAAGCGCCACAATATGCGCAAACGCCCACAGAGCATGATTCGTAAAGCACGCGGTACAACCGTTGTGGATAGCACTGATCATGGACGTTTTCGCCATTTACTACCCTACGGCATTTAA
- a CDS encoding DUF2155 domain-containing protein yields MSQPTALNTFSSVLFSILVLWQILIETSPLQATQPSKGNTSRASEVTAEHPGDGLFQGDSQKPTASLPSESSEKLIKNLDENFTDADIEPKTPTNVEKSVKNITIFNEDSPDVISKNNPPLKPVAEDKDPTKTQLVTLRALDKITGRSIQLVVQIDEMKTFGKLRIVVHRCKTSAPTDPPEASAFLKIYEYLPEKTMPPVLHYSGWMFASSPTVGALTHPVYDVWVEGCRFVDKNTLPKVLPAPETLTRESLLRNTTPKTEGSAHAGAGSTGTYQHNNEKNKIFDED; encoded by the coding sequence ATGTCCCAGCCCACTGCTTTAAACACTTTTTCAAGCGTTCTCTTCAGTATTCTTGTCCTGTGGCAGATCTTGATAGAAACGTCCCCCCTGCAAGCAACACAGCCCTCAAAGGGGAATACCTCCCGGGCCTCTGAGGTGACGGCGGAACACCCTGGTGATGGACTTTTCCAGGGAGACTCTCAAAAACCCACTGCCTCACTGCCGTCGGAATCTTCTGAAAAACTCATCAAAAACCTAGATGAAAACTTTACAGATGCTGACATCGAACCAAAAACCCCAACGAATGTAGAAAAAAGCGTAAAGAATATTACGATTTTTAACGAAGACTCGCCCGATGTCATTTCCAAGAACAATCCTCCCCTTAAGCCTGTTGCTGAAGACAAAGACCCGACAAAAACTCAACTCGTAACCCTTCGTGCACTTGACAAGATCACAGGGCGTTCCATACAACTTGTGGTGCAAATCGATGAGATGAAGACATTTGGCAAGCTTCGTATTGTTGTTCATAGATGCAAAACAAGTGCGCCGACAGATCCACCTGAAGCTTCTGCCTTTCTCAAAATCTATGAGTACCTTCCAGAAAAAACCATGCCGCCTGTTTTGCACTATTCCGGATGGATGTTTGCATCCAGCCCTACAGTGGGGGCGCTGACACACCCTGTGTATGATGTTTGGGTCGAGGGCTGTCGTTTTGTTGACAAAAACACTCTTCCCAAAGTCCTCCCTGCTCCAGAAACCCTTACACGAGAATCCCTCTTGAGGAATACCACCCCGAAGACTGAAGGATCTGCACATGCGGGCGCGGGCTCAACTGGTACATATCAGCATAATAACGAAAAAAACAAAATCTTTGATGAAGATTAA
- the kdsB gene encoding 3-deoxy-manno-octulosonate cytidylyltransferase — protein MSTLIVIPARLQATRLPNKPLADIGGKPMIIHIWERAIASQAGEVVVACCHERTADVIKQAGGQAVITDPDLPSGTDRVAAAAQAVGFNGDYILNVQGDMPFIEPENMRACLDILKITDVDISTVGCPISNDQQWLDISVVKALVSPLGPGVYEAHDFTRNDPADKRESAFYHLGLYAYRPEALQKFVSLSPSLREKERSLEQMRAQDNGMRIGFSVVQATPLSVDTQSDLLKARQLFATKEAW, from the coding sequence ATGTCTACACTTATCGTTATTCCCGCACGTCTGCAGGCCACACGCCTTCCCAACAAACCACTCGCTGATATCGGGGGAAAGCCTATGATTATTCACATATGGGAACGCGCGATTGCCTCTCAAGCGGGTGAGGTAGTTGTTGCCTGCTGTCATGAACGCACAGCGGACGTAATCAAACAAGCTGGCGGGCAGGCAGTTATTACTGATCCAGACCTTCCTTCTGGAACTGATCGTGTAGCCGCTGCGGCCCAAGCTGTTGGCTTCAATGGGGATTACATCCTCAACGTACAAGGAGATATGCCCTTTATTGAACCCGAAAATATGCGAGCATGTCTTGATATACTCAAAATAACTGATGTTGATATCTCTACAGTCGGCTGCCCTATTAGCAACGATCAGCAGTGGCTTGATATTAGCGTTGTAAAAGCACTTGTTAGTCCTCTTGGTCCTGGTGTTTATGAAGCGCATGACTTTACACGCAATGATCCCGCAGACAAAAGAGAATCAGCTTTTTATCACCTTGGGTTGTATGCCTACCGTCCCGAAGCATTGCAAAAATTTGTATCACTATCTCCTAGCCTTCGTGAAAAAGAGCGATCATTAGAGCAGATGCGTGCCCAAGACAATGGCATGCGTATTGGTTTTTCTGTGGTGCAAGCAACCCCCTTAAGCGTTGATACACAAAGCGATCTGCTTAAGGCACGGCAGCTCTTTGCCACCAAAGAAGCCTGGTAA
- a CDS encoding YbjN domain-containing protein codes for MERNPIDTIEDLFNVQEWPTQRPSDGEVIADVVGKWGVYSVHFLWDSEVAILQFIITSDDLLVEKDFLSPAYELCGRVNEKIQVGHFEVISEASVIGFRHGLILPGTRTISEFLLEELINTGIEMCEKFYPAFQFVLSGGRTPSEAASMAMINTIGEA; via the coding sequence GTGGAACGCAATCCGATTGATACAATTGAAGATCTTTTTAATGTGCAAGAGTGGCCAACGCAACGTCCCTCTGATGGGGAAGTTATCGCTGATGTTGTGGGGAAGTGGGGCGTGTATAGCGTACATTTTCTATGGGACTCGGAGGTGGCAATTCTCCAATTTATTATTACAAGTGATGATCTTCTTGTTGAAAAAGATTTTTTATCTCCCGCGTATGAACTTTGTGGACGTGTGAATGAAAAAATTCAGGTGGGGCACTTTGAGGTAATATCAGAGGCAAGCGTGATAGGATTTCGGCATGGACTTATCCTACCAGGCACCCGAACCATCAGCGAGTTTTTGCTTGAAGAGCTTATTAATACTGGTATTGAGATGTGCGAAAAATTTTATCCAGCTTTTCAATTTGTGTTATCAGGGGGAAGAACACCTTCTGAGGCCGCCTCTATGGCAATGATTAACACTATCGGTGAGGCATAA
- a CDS encoding cation:proton antiporter codes for MQHGTLYHDIIVFLLAAVVVVSIFRWLKASPILGYLIAGTAIGPYSLGFISQHEGAQALGEFGVIFLMFVIGLKMPMQRLKILRRYVFGLGMLQVFVTALLFTGVLHFWAFEINAAIIIACGMSLSSTAVVLQVLAERGESASRFGRVSFSILLFQDLAVVLFLMMLSVMGQDQGDVLHLLGAAILRAILALVGIILIGRTVLRPIFRWIASLENQELFVIATLLLVVATGALTHQAGLSMEMGAFLAGLLLSETEYRHQVEADIQPFHGLLLGLFFMAVGMTINLRLFAESPFLITGLVLALMVTKIFLIYALCIGFRLPHGSALRSGMILAGGGEFVFVLFNPSLEKGIITADIAAVVYLVVLISMALTPLMASLGRTIESRLIQKEADSTLNAAVAEIEDLRNHIIIIGFGRVGRLLCKLFTERMIPYVAIDNHMSKVTEGRAQGYPVFFGDGRRSHVLQTLSANKASGVVVSLDSPSAALRACLMVRRSFPHANVFVRMRNDDYYEKLTNSGVYVAMPENLEPSLKLATAVLRTVGVPVDETTQIVDDFRKAYNTTLDDEEKPATT; via the coding sequence GTGCAACACGGAACTTTATATCACGACATTATCGTTTTTTTGCTCGCCGCAGTGGTTGTAGTGTCAATTTTTCGGTGGCTGAAGGCAAGTCCGATATTAGGATATCTTATTGCAGGTACAGCAATTGGACCCTATTCGCTTGGTTTTATTAGCCAACATGAGGGCGCTCAAGCCTTGGGTGAATTTGGTGTTATTTTTTTGATGTTCGTGATCGGACTGAAGATGCCAATGCAACGATTGAAAATCCTTAGGCGGTATGTTTTTGGTTTGGGAATGCTGCAAGTTTTTGTGACGGCCCTTCTCTTTACGGGAGTCTTGCATTTCTGGGCCTTTGAAATAAATGCCGCTATTATTATCGCATGCGGAATGTCGCTTTCATCCACAGCGGTTGTTCTTCAGGTGCTTGCAGAGCGTGGGGAATCGGCCTCTCGGTTTGGGCGCGTATCGTTTTCGATTTTATTATTTCAGGATCTTGCTGTCGTGCTCTTTTTGATGATGCTATCCGTAATGGGTCAGGACCAAGGGGACGTCCTGCATCTACTGGGTGCTGCTATCTTGCGTGCAATTTTGGCCCTTGTAGGTATTATCCTCATTGGTCGAACAGTTTTGCGGCCCATCTTTCGTTGGATTGCAAGCTTGGAAAATCAAGAGTTATTTGTGATTGCAACCTTACTTTTAGTAGTAGCCACGGGAGCCCTCACGCATCAGGCTGGACTCTCGATGGAGATGGGTGCATTTTTGGCTGGTCTTCTGCTTTCTGAAACAGAGTACCGCCATCAAGTTGAAGCCGACATACAGCCATTCCACGGATTATTGCTGGGATTATTTTTTATGGCAGTGGGAATGACTATTAATTTAAGGCTTTTTGCGGAAAGCCCGTTTCTTATTACAGGTCTCGTCCTTGCCTTGATGGTGACAAAGATTTTTTTGATTTATGCGTTGTGTATAGGATTTAGGCTTCCTCATGGGTCGGCGCTCCGTTCGGGCATGATTCTTGCGGGAGGAGGCGAATTTGTGTTTGTTCTTTTTAATCCATCGCTTGAAAAGGGAATTATTACTGCGGACATAGCAGCTGTGGTTTATTTGGTGGTCTTGATATCAATGGCATTGACACCACTCATGGCCTCACTCGGTAGAACCATTGAAAGTCGCCTTATTCAAAAAGAAGCAGACTCAACACTTAATGCAGCGGTAGCTGAAATTGAAGATTTGCGTAATCATATAATTATTATTGGGTTTGGTCGTGTGGGACGCTTGCTCTGTAAGCTTTTCACAGAACGGATGATTCCCTATGTTGCAATTGATAATCACATGTCAAAAGTTACGGAGGGACGGGCGCAAGGTTATCCAGTGTTTTTTGGGGATGGTCGCCGTAGCCATGTTTTACAGACACTGTCGGCGAACAAGGCAAGTGGGGTGGTTGTGAGTCTTGACTCCCCTTCCGCAGCTTTACGTGCCTGCTTGATGGTGCGTCGTAGCTTTCCCCATGCGAATGTTTTTGTTCGGATGCGTAATGACGATTACTACGAAAAGCTTACAAATAGTGGTGTTTATGTGGCGATGCCAGAAAACCTTGAGCCGAGTTTAAAGTTAGCAACGGCTGTTTTGCGCACTGTAGGAGTGCCCGTGGATGAAACAACCCAAATCGTTGATGATTTTCGAAAAGCTTATAACACAACACTTGACGATGAAGAAAAACCTGCCACAACATAA
- a CDS encoding DMT family transporter: MRIPYCFSTDVLRTFSQEVRNVYGSIILVVAAGVALISNILIRNLSQCYPPMQILFFKGVVALVLLTIFSFRSLCAVSGAQKWHWHVLRGAIGFIGNYLAVLGLRALPLADATALSLTSAFWGLWGGVVILKEQVSFARILATIVGFGGALFIIKPASLVFNVHTLYPLGAAFCFASSVLIVRYTGKSDGALPSLFGLYSVMTLAPLPWIFCGWTPILRGDIPALLAVGSLSIVSMYGVTTAYILAEASYVAPTKFVRYPLSLFAGIFYCGDTLDVTHTIGALVIVLAIWVLPYADVLKSKKTGFFHRWKNK, from the coding sequence GTGCGTATTCCTTACTGTTTTTCAACTGACGTTTTGCGAACGTTTTCTCAAGAGGTGCGCAATGTTTATGGAAGCATTATTCTTGTTGTAGCCGCAGGAGTTGCGTTGATTTCAAATATTCTCATTCGCAACCTTAGCCAATGCTATCCTCCGATGCAAATTCTCTTTTTCAAAGGTGTAGTGGCTCTTGTGCTTTTGACCATTTTTTCTTTTCGATCTCTGTGTGCCGTTTCTGGAGCCCAGAAGTGGCATTGGCATGTCTTAAGAGGTGCTATTGGTTTTATTGGCAATTATCTCGCCGTTTTGGGACTTAGAGCACTTCCTCTTGCTGATGCAACGGCTCTTTCATTGACAAGTGCCTTTTGGGGATTATGGGGAGGTGTTGTGATTCTTAAGGAACAGGTTTCATTTGCAAGAATTCTTGCAACCATCGTTGGCTTCGGTGGTGCGTTATTTATTATAAAACCTGCAAGTCTTGTTTTTAACGTACATACTCTTTATCCTCTTGGGGCGGCATTTTGCTTTGCCTCTAGTGTTCTCATTGTGCGCTATACCGGAAAAAGCGATGGAGCATTGCCCTCACTGTTTGGTCTTTACAGCGTGATGACGCTTGCTCCATTGCCATGGATTTTTTGCGGGTGGACACCGATTCTTCGTGGAGATATACCAGCATTACTTGCTGTGGGGAGTTTAAGCATAGTGAGCATGTATGGGGTTACGACGGCTTATATACTGGCAGAAGCCTCATATGTTGCCCCAACAAAATTTGTGCGGTATCCTCTTAGCTTGTTTGCGGGCATTTTCTACTGTGGCGATACATTGGATGTAACACATACTATTGGTGCTCTTGTTATTGTTTTGGCAATTTGGGTACTTCCGTACGCTGATGTTCTCAAGTCTAAAAAAACAGGTTTTTTTCATCGGTGGAAAAACAAGTAA
- a CDS encoding NAD-dependent epimerase/dehydratase family protein: MNLIIIGLGYVGTHIRARLSMLSAAHTIWGTHRSPGWRAFSQDVQLCVFNTKKPLEATLLNAVTHILITAPPENKSDTFLEHHKNHLPFLPHLKWIGYMSTTSVYGDHKGAWVTEKSFCNPTSTPGQDRLVIEDTYRKLHNTHGVPVHIFRTSSIYGKGRSVFDRLASPSHQHIYAPGHCFSRIHVDDIARLIVASMQAPTPGEIFNLADKNPAPTHELTEYACALLGQKKPPLTALQNATLSPRMKDFYRDYKRVDGTKIQEILGVHLHYPTYREGLTAIHTLS; encoded by the coding sequence ATGAACCTTATTATTATTGGCTTAGGATATGTTGGTACGCACATCCGCGCAAGATTGTCAATGTTATCTGCGGCTCATACCATTTGGGGAACGCATCGATCACCGGGATGGAGGGCATTTTCACAGGATGTTCAATTGTGTGTTTTTAACACAAAGAAACCTCTTGAGGCCACTCTTTTGAATGCTGTCACTCATATTTTGATAACAGCACCCCCTGAAAATAAATCGGACACATTTCTTGAGCATCATAAAAATCACCTCCCTTTCCTCCCACATCTGAAGTGGATCGGCTACATGTCCACAACATCTGTTTATGGCGATCACAAAGGTGCTTGGGTTACGGAAAAAAGCTTTTGTAATCCCACATCCACACCTGGGCAGGATCGCCTTGTGATTGAAGATACCTACCGAAAGCTTCACAACACCCATGGTGTTCCTGTTCACATCTTTCGCACAAGTAGTATTTATGGCAAAGGACGAAGTGTTTTTGACCGACTTGCCAGCCCCTCACATCAACATATTTATGCCCCTGGACACTGTTTTTCACGCATTCACGTGGATGATATTGCCCGTCTAATCGTTGCATCAATGCAGGCACCAACACCGGGGGAAATCTTTAATCTTGCTGATAAAAATCCAGCCCCGACCCATGAGTTGACAGAGTATGCTTGCGCATTACTTGGGCAGAAAAAACCACCACTTACGGCACTTCAGAATGCCACACTTTCACCCCGGATGAAGGATTTCTATAGGGATTACAAGCGTGTGGATGGAACAAAAATTCAAGAAATCTTAGGGGTACACCTTCATTACCCTACATACCGAGAGGGTCTCACAGCCATTCATACGCTGTCTTGA
- a CDS encoding nucleoside deaminase — translation MVRALTLAKEAAACGEVPVGAVIVCEGVIIAEARNAVEQQKNVCAHAEMLALQRASSQLGEKFLLKAHMYVTLEPCAMCAAAISYARIARLYFGAYDPKSGGVEHGARVYDHQTCHSKPEIVGGICEREATTMLSDFFQKLR, via the coding sequence ATGGTCCGGGCCCTTACCCTAGCAAAGGAAGCTGCGGCATGTGGCGAGGTGCCAGTTGGTGCCGTAATTGTCTGTGAGGGAGTGATTATTGCAGAGGCACGTAATGCGGTTGAGCAACAGAAAAATGTGTGCGCACATGCAGAAATGCTGGCATTACAACGTGCTTCCTCCCAACTGGGAGAGAAGTTTCTCTTGAAGGCTCATATGTATGTGACGCTTGAGCCATGCGCCATGTGTGCAGCGGCAATTAGTTATGCGCGTATTGCTCGCCTCTATTTTGGAGCCTATGATCCCAAAAGTGGGGGAGTGGAACATGGTGCGCGCGTGTACGATCACCAGACGTGTCATAGTAAACCCGAAATTGTTGGTGGAATATGTGAGCGTGAGGCGACGACTATGCTGTCCGATTTTTTCCAAAAATTACGTTAA
- a CDS encoding class II fumarate hydratase has translation MTKSISSYRTEEDSLGKLRIPKNALWGIQTQRAQENFAIGDAPFDMSIIHAFGYQKMAAAAANIHLKQIPQNLGAIIIRAAREIAEGKLDKHFPLSPWQTGSGTQTHMNVNEVIANRSAQIMGFPLGSKHPVHPNDHANRGQSTNDSFPTVMHICLVLRLTRMLIPSLESLMRILSRKSQEFHGSLSIGRTHLQDATPVRSGMIFATYADQVREVLKNLRLLRKKLHVLPQGGTAVGTGINAHAQFSDVFCKELTVLLPFHFTPLKNFSVAMASHDLCVDVSASLNTLATLCMKMGNDLRLLGSGPRCGLNELLLPETEPGSSIMPGKVNPTHIEALTQVSAHVMGLHTSISIANSHGNLQLNVFKPLILRNCMEAMLLMSQSINSFAMRCLQGISVNKTQVAQNLDKSLMLVTALTPLIGYDSAASLAKKAHRNGTSLKEEVLKTTSITETEFDTLTDPQKFMP, from the coding sequence ATGACAAAGAGCATCTCCTCGTATCGCACGGAAGAAGATTCACTAGGAAAACTTCGAATTCCTAAAAATGCCTTATGGGGTATACAAACACAGCGAGCACAAGAAAATTTCGCGATTGGAGATGCTCCCTTCGATATGTCTATCATTCATGCATTCGGCTATCAAAAAATGGCAGCCGCAGCCGCTAATATTCACTTAAAGCAAATACCCCAAAACCTAGGAGCCATCATTATACGTGCGGCGCGCGAAATCGCCGAAGGCAAGCTTGATAAGCATTTCCCTCTTTCACCATGGCAAACAGGATCAGGAACCCAAACACACATGAATGTGAATGAGGTTATTGCTAATCGATCCGCCCAAATCATGGGATTTCCTTTAGGAAGTAAACACCCTGTTCACCCCAATGATCATGCCAACCGTGGGCAGTCAACGAACGATTCTTTTCCGACAGTCATGCATATATGTCTGGTATTACGCCTGACGCGTATGCTTATTCCTTCGCTAGAAAGCCTCATGCGTATACTCTCACGCAAATCCCAGGAGTTCCATGGCTCTCTCAGTATAGGGCGCACACATCTTCAAGATGCAACCCCCGTAAGATCTGGAATGATTTTTGCAACTTATGCTGATCAAGTCAGAGAAGTATTAAAAAATCTTCGTTTGTTGCGCAAAAAACTACACGTTCTTCCACAGGGGGGAACGGCTGTTGGTACAGGGATAAATGCCCACGCACAATTCTCTGACGTATTCTGCAAAGAACTGACAGTTTTATTGCCCTTTCATTTTACACCACTGAAAAATTTTTCCGTTGCAATGGCAAGCCATGACCTGTGTGTGGATGTTTCCGCCTCACTCAATACATTGGCAACCCTCTGCATGAAAATGGGAAATGATTTACGCCTTCTTGGATCAGGGCCCCGATGTGGATTGAATGAGCTTCTTTTACCCGAAACAGAACCAGGGTCATCCATTATGCCGGGCAAGGTAAACCCCACCCACATAGAAGCACTAACTCAAGTTTCCGCACATGTAATGGGATTACATACCAGTATTAGCATTGCAAATTCTCATGGAAATCTTCAGCTTAATGTATTCAAGCCTTTGATTCTCCGTAACTGCATGGAGGCAATGCTTCTTATGTCCCAGTCCATCAACAGCTTTGCCATGCGCTGCCTCCAAGGAATCTCTGTAAACAAGACCCAGGTTGCACAAAATTTGGACAAATCCCTGATGCTTGTTACAGCCTTAACACCACTAATTGGTTATGATAGCGCGGCTTCTCTTGCAAAAAAAGCGCACAGAAATGGAACCTCCCTCAAAGAAGAGGTACTAAAAACAACATCTATCACGGAAACAGAGTTTGATACACTGACCGATCCTCAAAAATTTATGCCTTAG
- a CDS encoding peroxiredoxin, which translates to MLTVGHKFPEFSLKSVVANEMPHAFSLVSTADMIGRWNVVFFYPKDFTFVCPTELQGFDELMKAFSARKTGVYGVSTDSEFVHLAWRRDAKELRNLSYPLVSDIKRELSMALGILDAKEGVCLRATFIVDPEGIIRHVSVNDLSVGRNPEEILRVLDALQVGGLMPCRWQPGQEAIKVA; encoded by the coding sequence ATGCTCACTGTAGGACATAAATTTCCTGAATTCTCTCTGAAATCTGTTGTTGCAAATGAAATGCCCCATGCTTTCTCCCTTGTTTCGACGGCAGATATGATTGGTCGATGGAATGTCGTTTTTTTCTATCCGAAAGACTTTACATTTGTATGTCCCACAGAATTGCAGGGATTTGATGAACTGATGAAAGCTTTTTCTGCGCGTAAAACAGGTGTATATGGCGTGAGCACTGATTCAGAGTTTGTGCATTTAGCGTGGCGTAGAGACGCGAAAGAATTGCGTAATCTAAGCTATCCCCTGGTTTCAGACATTAAGCGGGAACTTTCTATGGCGTTGGGTATTTTAGACGCCAAGGAGGGTGTGTGTTTGCGCGCGACGTTTATTGTGGATCCGGAAGGTATTATCCGCCATGTGTCTGTGAATGATCTGTCCGTAGGCCGGAACCCCGAAGAAATTCTGCGTGTTCTTGATGCATTGCAAGTCGGTGGCCTTATGCCCTGTCGCTGGCAACCAGGGCAAGAGGCTATCAAGGTGGCGTAA